In the genome of Nocardioides sp. NBC_00368, the window CTCCTGGACGAGGCCGCAGCCTCCCGCCTCGTACGTCGCGACTACTACCGCGAGGTCTTTGCGGGGAAGCCGGACTGGCAGGGACTCTGAAGCCCGCTCAGAGGGGCTCGGCGGCTACTTGCTGACGCACGCCTGAGCGGCGCCCTGGGAGACGTTGCCGTTCTCGCCGAGGGAGCGGACCTGGATGCAGACCTTGGTAGCGCCGTTGAGGCGTACGACCGCCTTGGGGCGGCTCACGCTGCCACTCGTGGAGTTGTCGCCGACCCACTTGTAGCCGGTCGCCCCGGGGACGCCGGACCAGGTGAAGACGGCGCGGTTCCCCTCGAGCGTGCCCTTGACCTTGCCGGGGGCGGCGGGGCCGGTGACACCGGGCAGGTCGGTCTCGACGGGCGGGGGCGGGACCTCGTCGGGCTTCTCGTCCTCGCCTCCGCGGGAGAGCACGATGCCGATGACCGCGGCGATGAGGAAGAGGACGACGACGCCGATGATCGCGGGCGTCTTGCTGCGGGACTCGGCCGGGCGCGCGCCGGTGAGGACGGACGGGCCCTCCTCGGTGCGCGGGTAGCTGAACCGGGTGCGCTCGGCCGAGGCCGAGCCCGGGTCCGCCACCGGTGCCGACGCCAGGGATGCCGGGGGCTGGGTGATCGGCGCCTGCGCGATGACCTGGGAGGGCGGCTTGAGCTCGGTGGCCTTCTCCAGCTCCGGGTCGGCAGGCGGGGAGGGGAGGTGGGCTCGGCCGGAGCCTGTCGTCGGCCCCTCGCCGCGAGAGGCCGGCACCATCGGGACGACCGGGATCGACCCGGTGCCGCCGGCGTCGCGGTCGAGCACCTGCACCTCGGTGCGGCCCAGCCGGAGCTCCTGCTCGATCCGCTGGAAGTGGCGGGCCAGGTCGAGGACGGTCCGCGGCCGGTAGGTCGGGTCCTTCGCCATCGCCTGCTGCAGGACCCGGTCCAGCGACGGAGGTACGTCAGGCCGGCCCGTGGCCGGGGGAGGGGTGTGCAGGATGCGGGAGAAGACGGCGCGGTCGGAGTTGTTGCCCCGCTCCGCGAACGGCGAGCGCCCGACGAGCAGGTGCCAGACGGTGGCGGCCAGCGAGTAGACGTCGGAGGCGACCGAGCCGTTGGACGCCGAGGTGAGGACCTCGGGGGGCGACCACGGCAGCGAGACCCCGATGTCGCCCTCGTCGTCGCGCGGACGCCCGGCGATGCCGAAGTCGGCCAGGCCGGGAACGTCGTAGCGGGAGAGCAGGATGTTGGACGGCTTGATGTCGCGGTGGATGATCCCGGCGCGGTGTGCGGTCTCGACGGCGGAGGCCATCTGGATCCCGAAGCGGAGCGCGTCCTGCACCTTCATCGGGTTGTTGCGCACGCGGGCACCGAGGTCGGCGTTGGGGTAGTAGCCCATCACCAGGTAGGGGCGGCCGTCCGGCGTCTCGCCGGCGCTGTGCACCGGCACGATGAACGGGTGCTCGGCCAGCTCGGCCATCACCGCCGCTTCCGCGGCGAACTGTGCCCGCTGCGCCTCGGCGAGGTCGGAGGACCGCATCAGCTTCACCGCGACCCGGACCTTCGGGTGGTGGCGCTCGTAGAGATAGACGTCGGCGAAGCCGCCCGAGCCGAGCCGGCCCAGGCAGGTCATCCCCGGGAGCTCGGGGCCGAGCTCGGGGTGTGGTGTCTGCGTCACCCGAGAACCTCATAGGTCAGGTTGATGGAACCGGCGAGGCTGACCACGGCACCGGGCTCGAGCGCGTACTCCTCCATCGGCCGCATCTGCTGCGGACGCCCGCCGGGCAGGGTCAGGTAGGACCCGTTGGCGGAGCCGAGGTCGCGTACGAGGACCTGCCACTCCTCCAGCCGCACCTCGGTGTGCAGCCGACTGATGTCGGGCAGCATCACCTTCACCAGATGCGGAGGTACGCCACCAGCCTCCGTGTTGCCGCTGGCATCCGCGCGCGGGGACCGCCCGAAGATCGCACCACGGTCGAGGACGACGATCCGCCCGTCGCCCAGCTTGAGCTGGCCCAGCGCGGGGCGCGGGACCGAGACCGGCTGCTGGTGCGGAGGCAGCGTCATCCGGCAGATGCGGCAGGTCGGCGAGTAGGGCGGTGACGCGTGGCCCTGCGGGCAGTAGACCGCCCACACCGTCGGTCCGCCCGCGGGCGGCACCGGGGTCGGCGTCGCGACGTCGCGGACGCGGGTGGCCATGTCGGTGGGTGGGGTCGGCGCGGCCATCGGGGCAGGCGCCGGGGCGGGCGCGGGCATCGGCGGAGGAGGCGCCGCAGGCGGCATCGCGGGCGGCGGTGACGCCTGCCGGTCCGGCGGACCCCAGGCGTTCGGGTCGGGCTTCTTGGCACCCTTCTTGCGCCACGGCAGCCCGTCGATGATGCCCTTCTTCGACTCGGGCGCGGGCTGGGAGGGCGCCACGGGTGGAGGCGGGACCGGGGCCGGGGGAGGGCTCTGGAACGACGGGACGCCCGGCATCGCCGGAGGGGGCGCGGCGGGCGGAGGGGCAGCGGCCAGGTCCGAGCGCCGGATGGTGTGGTCCAGCGGCGGCGCCATGGCCGAGTCGACCTGCTGGTGCACCTGGACGTAGTAGTCGGGGTCGAAGACGACGTCGAGCGAGCGGGCATGGGCGGTGTCGGCCAGCGGCTGGTCCTCCTCCATCCCGCCCCAGGCGCCGTTGGCGAGCTCGGCCCGCTCGGGCACGGCGGCGAAGTGGCCGTCGGCCCACTTGCCGACGACGTCGATGCCGTCGATGAAGACCGGCACCTCGTTGACGACCGCGGTCACCTTGGCAGGTGAGCGCACGGCGTACCGCACCCGCGGGCCCTCGCGCCCGATCAGCGCGAAGCCCGGGGCTCGCGGGCCGTCGGCGGAGAGCAGTCCGGCGATCGCGTCGACCGGGTGGGGGTCGGTCAGTGCGGCCTGCACGCCAGCGACCCGCGGGTCACCCGGCCCGAGCTGCACCAGCGCCCAGCACCGGTCGCCCCTCAACGCCAGCCAGTGCCCAGCACAGTAGGTGGCGGTGTCACTCATGATGCGCCGAGACGTCCGCTTCAGATCGGGTGGAGGCCGACGTCGACAGGTCGGCTTCCGCGGGGGCGGCGAAGAGCGAGGGCGGAGGTGTCACGAGTACCACGGTGACATTGTCGCGCCCACCCGAAGCAACCGCGGCGTCCACCAGCCTTTGAGCCAGGTTGTCGATGCTTCCGCCCACCCCGAGGGTCTTGGACACGATCTCGTGGATCTCGTGGTCCTCGAGCTCGCCGGTGAGCCCGTCGGAGCAGAGCAGGAAGATGTCGTCGGGCGCGACAGCCATCAGCCAGGTGTCAGGCTCAGGGCCCGGGAGGGTGCCCAGCGACCGGGTGATGACGTTGCGCAGCGGGTGGATGCGAGCCTCGGCGGGGGTGATCATCCCCGCCTGGACCATGACGGCCACCTCCGAGTGGTCGACGGTCACCTGGGTCGCGCCTGCGGGCGAGAGCCGGTAGACGCGCGAGTCGCCGACGTTGAAGACCAGCCAGTGGGGCGCGCCCTCGGACTCGACCAGCGCGACTCCGGTCAGGGTCGTGCCCATGCCCTGCTTGTCGGAGTTGCGTGCCGCCTCCGAGGTGATCGCGGAGTTGGCGGCGTGCACGGCGTCGACGATGTCCTCGGGAACCGGGCAGATGGACGCGAAGCGGCTCTGAAAGGTCTCCACCGCGAGCGCGCTGGCGACGTCGCCACTGGCGTGACCGCCCATCCCGTCGGCGACGACGGCCACCGCGGGCAGCATGACGAACGAGTCCTCGTTCACTTCGCGGACCCGGCCGACGTCAGTCGCCCCCGCGGCACGCAGGGCTGGGTATGCGGTCATGCGGTTTCCTTTTATCGGACATCCCGGTCAGGATGGGAAATAGTGACGCTGGAAGCGGACACTTTAGAACATCACGTACGGTATCCGTGAGCGTGTTCACTGAGCCGTGTGCCACGTTTGGCTCATTCGTGTGGCTTCAATCCCGAGGCCCGCTTAGAGTAAGCCCGGCCCATGTGTCGGCTGGCCATTTGCACGGAAGGACTTGGGGAGAGTCTTGGTGGCACGTTTCGGGATGGCGCCCGGGTGGATGCGGCGTCATCGGACCTCCATCGCGTCCTGGACCGCTCTTGCCGTGGTTGCGGGCGGTTTGACCGTCTATGCGATCCAGTCGACGGGTTACCCCGTCCACAAGGCCGATCTCGACGACGGCGGCATCTGGGTGACCAACCAGTCCTGGGGCACCCTGGGCCGGCAGAACCGTCCCGTCGCCCAGCTCGACGGCGTGGTCTGGGCCGGCAACGAGGCCGGGTCGAGGTCCGAGCGCGCCGGTCTCGACGTCGTGCAGAACGGCATCGCGGTGGCCTCCGTCGACCGTGACGCCCGCACGATCACGCCGGTCAACACCAAGCTCGCCGAAGGTCTCGACGACGACGCGGTGACCGTGAAGGACAGCCGCGTGGTGATGGGCGGCAACACCATCGGCGTCGCCGAGCAGAAGACCGGCAAGGTCTGGCTCACCTCGGTCGACCCGACCACCGGTGTCGGTGACCTCTCGGATCTCTCCGCCTCCACGAAGCCCACCGAGACGGTCGGCGCGGACACGGTCCTCACCGTCGGCACCGACGGGACCGCGTACGCCGTATCCGCCGGCAAGCGCACGCTGACCGCCTTCGCGCCCGACGGTGATCGGTTCGCGAAGCCCGAGGAGACCAAGCTCCCGAAGGCTCCCGAGTACGCGGAGACCCCGACCTCGGCGACCGTCGTCGGCGACGAGGTGATCACCCTCGACGGCGTCGGTTGGCTGCTCGGCGCCTCCAAGGGCTCCGACGTCGCCCAGGACTTCGGCGACACCGCGGAGAGCGCGGTGCTCCAGCAGCCCTCCGTCAAGGCCAAGGAGGTCCTCGTCGGCGACGGGGAGGGCCTCAAGGCCGTCGACCTGCGCAACGGCGAGATCCGCCGTATCGCCGAGTCGGCCGGCGACCCCGCGGCCCCGGTGCGGCTGCGCGACTGCGTCTTCGGTGCCTGGGCCAACGGCTCGACCGGATCGGTGGTGACCCAGTGCGGCGAGGGCGAGCCGGTCCTGGGTGAGATCCCGACGCTCGGCCCGGCCGCCGAGCTGGAGTTCCGGGTCAACCGCGGCCAGCTGGTGCTCAACGACCTGCGCAACGGCGATGTCTGGGAGATCGACGGCGCCGACATCAAGAAGATCTCCAACTGGGAGGCGTTCCAGCCGCAGACCCAGAAGCAGAACCAGAAGAAGGACAAGCAACAGCAGCAGACCAAGGCCGCCCAGGCGCCGAAGGCCAAGGACGACCAGCTCGGAGCCCGAGCCGGACGCACCACGGTCCTGCACGTCCTCGACAACGACTCCTCGGCCAAGGAGTCGATCCTGAGCGTGGTCTCGGTCGGGAAGGCCTCCGTCAAGGGCGTCGAGGCCACCATCGCCCCCGACAGGCAGTCGATCCTGGTCACCACGCCGGAGTCGGCCGAGGGGAAGAAGACCAGCTTCAAATACACCGTCGACGACGGGATCAAGGGCAAGGCCGGCCAGGACGACGCCAGCGTCGAGCTCTCCATCGAGGGCTCCGGCGGCACCGGCAAGCCGACCTTGCGCGAGCACTACACACCGACCGACTACACCGTCGCCGCTGGCGGCACGGTGGAGATCCCGGTGGTCGGCGACTGGCGCGACGAGCGCTACGGCGACCCGATCACCGCGCAGTCCCCGACCGCCTCCAAGGGCAAGGCGAGCGTGACCCCGGACGGCCTGATCCGCTACACCGCGGCCACGGACGCCACCGGCAACGAGAGCCTCGGCTACCAGGTCAGCACCGGCGGCAAGCCCTCGAAGGACAAGGTACGCATCAACATCGTCGCCGGGGCCAACACCGCCTCCCCGGAGCCGAAGGACGACGTCGCCGAGGGCACCCAGGGATCCTGGGTGACGATCCGTCCGCTCGACAACGACATCCCTGGCGCCGACCCGTCCAACCTCGACGCGAGCCTCACCCTCGCCGGTGACGTCCCGCCGAAGGGCGGACTCGAGGTGAGCACCGACCGGGAGACCGGTGTGGTGCGGGCCCGCGGAAGCTCGCCGGGCACCTACCAGCTCAGCTACAACGCCGGGTTCGGGGCGGCCAAGCCTGCCTCGGCGAAGATCCGTGTCGACGTGAAGCCGGCCGCCCAGGCGGCGGACGAGCCGATCGCGACGCCCGACACGACCGCCGTGCTCGGCACCTCGACCCGCACGCTCGACGTCCTCGCCAACGACTACGACTCCCGGGGCCGGCTCCTCGCCGTGACCCATGCCGAGCCGGTCGGCGACAGCGACCTGACGGTCGCGGTGCTCGACGGCCGCTGGCTGCGTATCCAGGCGTCCAAGCCAGACATCGACCCGTCCACCCAGGCCATCCGTTACACCATCAGCAACGGCGCGGCCGAGGCCGAGGGGTCGGTGACGGTGAGCCAGCGCCCGGCGCTGCGTGGCGCCGAGAACGCCCCCGAGGCGGTCGACGACGAGGCCACGGTGAGGGCCGCCGACTCGGTCTCCATCCCGGTGCTCGACAACGACTCGACGCCCTCGGGCGACCCGGTCGGCCTGGTGGTCGACCAGACCATCGAGACCAAGGGCCAGCTGCAGGTGCTGGGACAGCCGACGGTCGGCGAGGCCTACATCGACGGCAACCGGGTCCGCTACGTCGCCCCCGACGACGTGAAGGGTCCGGTCGACGTCGACGTCCGTTACGTCGTGCAGAACACCGGTGACCCCTCCGCGGAGCACTCCTCGGGCAACATCCGCATCCACATCAAGCCGCTGCCGAAGAAGAAGGCCGACAACTCCGCGCCCGCGCCGAAGGCGCTGGAGTCGCGGGTGGTCCAGGGTGACGAGGTGACGCTGCGGCTGCCGACGGTCGGCACCGACCCCGACGGCGACTCGGTCTCGGTGACCCGGATCAACAGCGCGCCGTCCTTCGGCCGGGTCCTGGCCCACGGCGCCAACACGATCACCTACCAGGCCTTCCCCAACGCGGCCGGCACCGACGAGTTCACCTACGAGGTCAGCGACCCGTTCGGTGCCGTCGCGACCGGCACGGTTCGCATCGCCGTGGTCGCGCCGGGTGCGCCGCAGCGTCCGGTCGCCGTCGACGACCTGGTCACGCTCGACCCCGCCAAGAAGCTGACCTACGACGTGCTCGCCAACGACCTGCGTACGCCGGGGACGGAGCTGCACCTGGCCTCGACCGACGCGACGGAGGGGTCCAACGTCAAGCAGCGCTCCGACGGCATCGTCACCGTCCAGGGAGGCTCCGAGGAGCCCTTCCAGCACGTCCCCTACCGCGCCACCACCGGCCTCCACGAGGACACCGGCGAGCTCGCCATCCGCTATCAGGAGGGCTACGACAACCCGCCGATGGCGGGGATCGTGGTGGCCCACCCGGAGGGCGACTCGTCGACCACGACCGTCGACGTGATGACCAAGGTGACCGACATCGACGACGCGCTCGAGGACCTCACCGTGGATGCGGTCAAGGGACCCTCGGTCGGCGAGGACGAGGCGAAGCCGAAGATCGACGACGGCAAGGTGACCCTGCCGGTGGGTGACACCACTCGGGTGTGGACCTACCGGGTCACCGACCCCGACGGCGCCCAGGCGGTCGGCTCGATCTACGTCCCCGCCCGTCCCAAGGACGCCCCCTACCTGAAGCCGGGCTCCGAGCTCCAGCTGAACCCCGGCGAGACGAAGAACGTCGACATCACCGACTACGTCGAGGACCCCGAGGGCGACCCGGTCGTGCTGACCACCACCGACAAGATCGTGGCCGCGCCCGAGGGCATGTTCAACACCGGTGACACCACCGCGACGACCGTGAAGGTCACCGCCGGTGAGACCAAGGGTCCGGCGACCCTGACCTTCGAGGTCGCCGACCGCGAGAAGATCACCTCCGCGGACGCCCATCTCTCGGTGATCTCACTGCCGGTGCAGATCGGCAAGGAGGAGCCGGAGATCAACTGTCCGAGCACCCCGGTGGAGGTCCCGGAGAGCGGCAACGGCGCGCTGGTCGACATCGCCGCCATCTGCCACGTGTGGACCGCCGACCCGGGTGATGCCGACGACCTCGACTTCACCGCCGAGGTCGGCGACGGGCTCGACGGCGTCGAGGTCAAGCCGGAGGACGGCGGCCTGCGACTCACCGCCGAGCACGCCGACGCCGGTGCCCAGGGTGCCCTGGAGATCGGGGTGGAGGGCACCGACGCGACCGGCCAGCTCCTGGTCACCGTCATCGCGCTGCCGGCACCGTCGCTCTCGCCGATCAAACCGCTGCAGACCGAGGCCGGGAAGACGGTCGCGATCGACATGGCCAGCTATCTGCAGACACCGGTGCCGTCGGAGTCGCAGGAGATCGTGGTCACCAAACTCGACCCGGTCGACGGCGACTCGCCCGACATGGGCAAGGTCAGCGGCTCGAAGATCACCTTCAACACCCCCGAGGAGGGGCACGGCCACTATCGCTACGCGATCGAGGTCAGCGACTCCGGCAAGGACTCCAAGCGGGTCAAGGCCACCGGGGTCATCGAGGTGGACGTCATCGACGTCCCCGGCGCGCCGACGGGGCTGCGTACGACCTCCGACTTCCTCTCCAACGTGGTCGCGCTGTCGTGGAACGCACCCAAGGACAACGGCGACGACCCGATCCAGCGCTACGAGGTGGAGGCCAACGGCGACCACGTCCAGGACTGCCCGTCGACGTCGTGCAGGATCACCGGGCTGAAGAACGGCGTCGTCTACGACTTCCGCGTGCGCGCGGTGAACTCCGTCGGCCCGAGCCGTGAGTGGAGCAACTCGGCCGAGGGCGAGCCCGACGCCTACACCGGTCCGGTGCAGAACCTCCGCGTCACCCGCCAGCGCGACCACAAGGTCGAGCTGAGCTGGAGCAAGCCGGCGCCGTGCGACTGCTCCGACGTGCAGAAATACCGGATCAGCTGGCCGGGCGGTGGCATCAAGGACATCTCCGCAGGTCAGACCACCTATCCGGCGGCGGTCAGCTCCAACGGCGACCCGGTGCAGTTCACGGTCGTGCCGCTCAACGACAAGGGCATGAAGACCAACAAGGGTCCGACGGCGACGGTCGAGGGGATGGGTGCCGGCAAGCCGGACACCCCGGCGACGCCGACCTTCGAGTGGGCCAACACGGCCAACAACTCCGGCAAGGCGGTCACGGTCTCGTGGAGCCCGGTCGCGGCCAACGGCCCCGCCCCGGTCACCTACGAGGTACGCCGCACCGGCGGCACCGGCGAGAAGATCGTCTGCTCCTGGGTGACCGAGACCAGTTGCCGCGACGACGTCGCCAACGACGGCACGATCTACACCTACGCCGTCCGGGCCCGCAACGCGGAGGCGACGTCGCCCCGGGAGACCACGTCCGGCGGTTCGCCGGAGGC includes:
- a CDS encoding PP2C family protein-serine/threonine phosphatase, producing MTAYPALRAAGATDVGRVREVNEDSFVMLPAVAVVADGMGGHASGDVASALAVETFQSRFASICPVPEDIVDAVHAANSAITSEAARNSDKQGMGTTLTGVALVESEGAPHWLVFNVGDSRVYRLSPAGATQVTVDHSEVAVMVQAGMITPAEARIHPLRNVITRSLGTLPGPEPDTWLMAVAPDDIFLLCSDGLTGELEDHEIHEIVSKTLGVGGSIDNLAQRLVDAAVASGGRDNVTVVLVTPPPSLFAAPAEADLSTSASTRSEADVSAHHE
- a CDS encoding FHA domain-containing protein yields the protein MSDTATYCAGHWLALRGDRCWALVQLGPGDPRVAGVQAALTDPHPVDAIAGLLSADGPRAPGFALIGREGPRVRYAVRSPAKVTAVVNEVPVFIDGIDVVGKWADGHFAAVPERAELANGAWGGMEEDQPLADTAHARSLDVVFDPDYYVQVHQQVDSAMAPPLDHTIRRSDLAAAPPPAAPPPAMPGVPSFQSPPPAPVPPPPVAPSQPAPESKKGIIDGLPWRKKGAKKPDPNAWGPPDRQASPPPAMPPAAPPPPMPAPAPAPAPMAAPTPPTDMATRVRDVATPTPVPPAGGPTVWAVYCPQGHASPPYSPTCRICRMTLPPHQQPVSVPRPALGQLKLGDGRIVVLDRGAIFGRSPRADASGNTEAGGVPPHLVKVMLPDISRLHTEVRLEEWQVLVRDLGSANGSYLTLPGGRPQQMRPMEEYALEPGAVVSLAGSINLTYEVLG
- a CDS encoding serine/threonine-protein kinase, translated to MTQTPHPELGPELPGMTCLGRLGSGGFADVYLYERHHPKVRVAVKLMRSSDLAEAQRAQFAAEAAVMAELAEHPFIVPVHSAGETPDGRPYLVMGYYPNADLGARVRNNPMKVQDALRFGIQMASAVETAHRAGIIHRDIKPSNILLSRYDVPGLADFGIAGRPRDDEGDIGVSLPWSPPEVLTSASNGSVASDVYSLAATVWHLLVGRSPFAERGNNSDRAVFSRILHTPPPATGRPDVPPSLDRVLQQAMAKDPTYRPRTVLDLARHFQRIEQELRLGRTEVQVLDRDAGGTGSIPVVPMVPASRGEGPTTGSGRAHLPSPPADPELEKATELKPPSQVIAQAPITQPPASLASAPVADPGSASAERTRFSYPRTEEGPSVLTGARPAESRSKTPAIIGVVVLFLIAAVIGIVLSRGGEDEKPDEVPPPPVETDLPGVTGPAAPGKVKGTLEGNRAVFTWSGVPGATGYKWVGDNSTSGSVSRPKAVVRLNGATKVCIQVRSLGENGNVSQGAAQACVSK
- a CDS encoding Ig-like domain-containing protein, producing MARFGMAPGWMRRHRTSIASWTALAVVAGGLTVYAIQSTGYPVHKADLDDGGIWVTNQSWGTLGRQNRPVAQLDGVVWAGNEAGSRSERAGLDVVQNGIAVASVDRDARTITPVNTKLAEGLDDDAVTVKDSRVVMGGNTIGVAEQKTGKVWLTSVDPTTGVGDLSDLSASTKPTETVGADTVLTVGTDGTAYAVSAGKRTLTAFAPDGDRFAKPEETKLPKAPEYAETPTSATVVGDEVITLDGVGWLLGASKGSDVAQDFGDTAESAVLQQPSVKAKEVLVGDGEGLKAVDLRNGEIRRIAESAGDPAAPVRLRDCVFGAWANGSTGSVVTQCGEGEPVLGEIPTLGPAAELEFRVNRGQLVLNDLRNGDVWEIDGADIKKISNWEAFQPQTQKQNQKKDKQQQQTKAAQAPKAKDDQLGARAGRTTVLHVLDNDSSAKESILSVVSVGKASVKGVEATIAPDRQSILVTTPESAEGKKTSFKYTVDDGIKGKAGQDDASVELSIEGSGGTGKPTLREHYTPTDYTVAAGGTVEIPVVGDWRDERYGDPITAQSPTASKGKASVTPDGLIRYTAATDATGNESLGYQVSTGGKPSKDKVRINIVAGANTASPEPKDDVAEGTQGSWVTIRPLDNDIPGADPSNLDASLTLAGDVPPKGGLEVSTDRETGVVRARGSSPGTYQLSYNAGFGAAKPASAKIRVDVKPAAQAADEPIATPDTTAVLGTSTRTLDVLANDYDSRGRLLAVTHAEPVGDSDLTVAVLDGRWLRIQASKPDIDPSTQAIRYTISNGAAEAEGSVTVSQRPALRGAENAPEAVDDEATVRAADSVSIPVLDNDSTPSGDPVGLVVDQTIETKGQLQVLGQPTVGEAYIDGNRVRYVAPDDVKGPVDVDVRYVVQNTGDPSAEHSSGNIRIHIKPLPKKKADNSAPAPKALESRVVQGDEVTLRLPTVGTDPDGDSVSVTRINSAPSFGRVLAHGANTITYQAFPNAAGTDEFTYEVSDPFGAVATGTVRIAVVAPGAPQRPVAVDDLVTLDPAKKLTYDVLANDLRTPGTELHLASTDATEGSNVKQRSDGIVTVQGGSEEPFQHVPYRATTGLHEDTGELAIRYQEGYDNPPMAGIVVAHPEGDSSTTTVDVMTKVTDIDDALEDLTVDAVKGPSVGEDEAKPKIDDGKVTLPVGDTTRVWTYRVTDPDGAQAVGSIYVPARPKDAPYLKPGSELQLNPGETKNVDITDYVEDPEGDPVVLTTTDKIVAAPEGMFNTGDTTATTVKVTAGETKGPATLTFEVADREKITSADAHLSVISLPVQIGKEEPEINCPSTPVEVPESGNGALVDIAAICHVWTADPGDADDLDFTAEVGDGLDGVEVKPEDGGLRLTAEHADAGAQGALEIGVEGTDATGQLLVTVIALPAPSLSPIKPLQTEAGKTVAIDMASYLQTPVPSESQEIVVTKLDPVDGDSPDMGKVSGSKITFNTPEEGHGHYRYAIEVSDSGKDSKRVKATGVIEVDVIDVPGAPTGLRTTSDFLSNVVALSWNAPKDNGDDPIQRYEVEANGDHVQDCPSTSCRITGLKNGVVYDFRVRAVNSVGPSREWSNSAEGEPDAYTGPVQNLRVTRQRDHKVELSWSKPAPCDCSDVQKYRISWPGGGIKDISAGQTTYPAAVSSNGDPVQFTVVPLNDKGMKTNKGPTATVEGMGAGKPDTPATPTFEWANTANNSGKAVTVSWSPVAANGPAPVTYEVRRTGGTGEKIVCSWVTETSCRDDVANDGTIYTYAVRARNAEATSPRETTSGGSPEAHISSYSAGGKVEAAATPDAVSFASATPTGANGTAEIVFTPRASHGKTNRVECVRNGSSCGSWTYPPEGAGQQTKTITGFTNGNSTQVQLRACNDSSGGTGAGDSCGPWSSKNVTTYGPLGTPSISASVDGNKVNWRVSYDPNGKAATVTVKRGGTEVAQFGTGTGAGSRSGTDTAPNWDTSYTYTVTISDSPRASKSDSVTVRTDPPPDPILEVNKAGECSGAACPEPDVACGGTCWYVGSTITDLAFPGKTWECSTNATTSRWNVTIGSNGRGSGSGRGWVGANTPFRVTCTTNGRPTLSKNVTW